The genomic window TGTCTGAAAATCCCCTGGTAGGTTATTCACCCTGTTGAGGCTGATCGTGAGTAGTCGAGCAGTTTGGTGAAGAGCTACAGTAGTAGAGCACTGTCCAGTCCAGCTCTCTACTGCAGTGTTGGACCAGAGGAATAGGAGACGTCACCATGTCCACCGAGGGGATGTCtagagaggaggcagaggagtACCAGAAACAGGTGGTGGAGGAAAAGTAAGTCACTACTACTAGCCCTTATTTTACAGTACTGTAAAAGTCATACAAAGTGGTAATCAAACAACTGCAAAGGATGCTTAGGGTGAAAGGAATGCttcaaggttggggtcaattccatttcaattcagccaAATACAAGAAGTAGAGATTGAATTCTTATTCAATTGAAGTTAAATGTAAAATAGATTATGCTCCTGAATCTGAGGCCAACCTCATTGGAATGATTAAAATTGACATTTTGTATTAGATTTATTCAATAGCAAGCAAGAGCAGAGCATTTAGTTTCAAACTTTCCCTTTTTTGAAAAATGTTAGCAATTTTTTATTATCCTAGCTATATGAAGTAAAAAAGCCAAACAGTTGTAAGGGAGATACAATGGCAATTTACACCTGTAAATGTACCTCTAGTCAAGAGTATTACactaataaaaatacaattaaacatATTTTACAATTTCTATGAAGAATGCTTTACCAAATAGTAGGGGAGTCAAACTGAAGGCAGACTACCCACCATGCAGTCCTATATTACTTCACACCTAGATTATTTCAGAATCACTGTCTGTCTCCAATTGCTGAGAGTGGTGGGATTGACAGTGCTGCCATAATCTGGagattaataaaaaatatatttattactcTGCTGCCCCAGAAACTAagtcatttatattttttgttttcctACATTATCTTATTTAGAGCTGACGCCTAtgaaatgtgattgattgatatgAAAACTGCAATGGCAATGAATAATTATCATTGCACAGAAGCATAGAAACAGATTTGTATCTCTGAAAAAAAGAATGCACATTTTTACACAACCAGCATCACGCAGTGAAAATACAAGCTGTTTACCTTTTTAGAATTTTGTAAGAGTTATATGATCGACTGTTGGACAATATATTAATACGCTTTTATAGGTTTGGTAACATGGTTTCTTTTCTTGTCTGAAAACAGGATGGAGAGAGATTCAGAGTTCTTGGTAAAGAAAGCTGAGAGGGCCACACTGAGAACGTGCTTAAGAGACAAATACAGACTACCAAAGGTAAGACAGTCTCCTGTCATTCTCCTCCATTCTCATGTCATATGAAACAAGAGGAGAAATGCTGATAAACACTTAGATAAAAATGCTCTCAATAGCAAAATGGCCTCAATATAAAAACATCCACATTTATAATTTCCTGTGAATGACGTAAGGTGATAATCTTATGCAATTTCTCAGTAAACGAGAACACATTATCACAAATGAGTAACATGATGCAACAGAGGCTGTGTCGGTCAGTGTCAGAGTGCGTGACTGAGTACATTTACAGGAGCACATGGCCTGCTAGTCAGATAGGCCTGAGTAGAGCCAAGAGATTAAGGCATAAAAAAAGCCCAGTGACCACGGCTATCCTGCGTTTGAGCCCCAGGCCTGAAATGccctgcgtgcatgtgtgtgtgtgtatgccatcTATCTCAGAGGCCCTGTCAGGGTCATAGAGGGTCACATGTGATGCTAAGCTGTTTTCTTTAGCTGTTGGACCACGTGCCCAGATCAGGTGCCTTCCAACCCAAAATCTTACCTGGTCAGGAAATACCTATtatatgttaaaaaaaaatgggcCAGGAAGAAAAACTATAGAATTTGAACATGATAATATTGATACTGTGCCTGGGCATAATAATGTCCTCCTCAGCCAGTCTGAACAGTGATTCCTCTTCAGCCAGTCTGACCAGTGCATTGCTTGCTGTGTTTAGAGTGAACAGGACGCAAACCTGATGGAGTTGGCAGGAGACGACATTGACGTGCCTGAAGAACTACTCAAAATGGTGGATGAGGAcgccacagaggaggaggagaaggactcTATCCTGGGCCAGATACAGAACCTCCAGAACATGGACATGGACCAGATCAAAGAGAAAGCCTCAGCCACCATGGTTGAGATGAAATCTAAAGCAGAGGAGAAGTGCTCTGTAATGTGATGTGATGAGAGGAAACACTGGTTCAGTTGATCTGAGATTAGTTCCTAAGCACCAAGTTTGACCAAGGATAGGACTTCCAAGGTTGGACTTCCCTGAAATATTCTAGCTTTCAAGTATTCTAATCTAGACTGTGGGCATGGATTTATCCGAAACACATACCAGTAGTCCTACTTCACAATCTAAATTTAACTAGTCTTAAATTGGTTAATCTGTCAATAGAGGGCCCTCTCTCCTGGAGAGATGACTCTTAATCTGTCTTTCTCAGAAAGCTGTGGGGAGGAGGTCAGGAAAAACATCACAGGGATGGCAGtaaaagtatttttgttgttgtggttaatacgcttttctttcttttttatatacagtaaacCTCATGTCTTCTTTGCAAGAAGGTACA from Salmo trutta chromosome 9, fSalTru1.1, whole genome shotgun sequence includes these protein-coding regions:
- the LOC115199885 gene encoding complexin-4-like encodes the protein MSTEGMSREEAEEYQKQVVEEKMERDSEFLVKKAERATLRTCLRDKYRLPKSEQDANLMELAGDDIDVPEELLKMVDEDATEEEEKDSILGQIQNLQNMDMDQIKEKASATMVEMKSKAEEKCSVM